The proteins below are encoded in one region of Bacillus vallismortis:
- a CDS encoding PadR family transcriptional regulator produces MLNRELVKGSTVILILTLLNDRPMYGYELVKEMGSRSGNELQMKEGTLYPSLHKLERQGFISSYWEKQEKGPDRKYYRITDEGKEVLAERTKEWSIFSAMMNRMLKRGGQNG; encoded by the coding sequence ATGTTAAATCGTGAGCTGGTGAAGGGCAGTACTGTGATTTTGATATTGACGCTTCTGAACGATCGGCCGATGTACGGCTATGAGCTTGTAAAAGAAATGGGAAGCCGCAGCGGAAATGAACTGCAGATGAAAGAAGGGACCTTGTATCCTTCTCTTCACAAGCTTGAACGTCAAGGGTTTATTTCTTCCTATTGGGAGAAGCAGGAGAAAGGGCCGGACCGTAAATATTACCGGATTACAGATGAAGGCAAAGAGGTGCTTGCGGAACGCACGAAGGAATGGAGTATATTTTCCGCTATGATGAACCGAATGCTGAAGCGGGGCGGGCAGAATGGATAA
- a CDS encoding permease prefix domain 1-containing protein: MDKETYLSEMKNGLKGLPEGETIIEEMESHIEYHMFHSFQQGKSEEEAMQTLMQSFGTPSDIVSSFKKEQPVTFRAFLMFHLFCNSALFAVGIAITMMYVCFESPIVHAIWKGISVSMWLILAGYMIYWVLIGYQGVREFGKRGEQLVLHTILICMVPNVIFMLVFLFHVIPAALFQSLLTPWFVGTCACATLLFPLFGRMGCYIGRRQLA; encoded by the coding sequence ATGGATAAAGAAACATATTTATCTGAAATGAAAAATGGGCTTAAAGGGCTTCCTGAAGGCGAGACGATCATAGAAGAAATGGAGAGCCATATTGAATATCATATGTTCCACTCTTTTCAGCAAGGGAAGAGTGAGGAGGAGGCGATGCAGACTTTAATGCAGTCGTTTGGTACACCATCTGACATTGTTTCTTCGTTTAAAAAAGAACAGCCGGTAACGTTCCGTGCATTTTTGATGTTCCATCTTTTCTGTAACAGCGCACTATTCGCTGTCGGTATCGCCATTACAATGATGTATGTCTGTTTTGAATCGCCTATTGTTCATGCTATATGGAAAGGCATTTCTGTTTCTATGTGGCTAATCTTAGCTGGGTATATGATCTACTGGGTGCTGATTGGGTATCAAGGGGTGAGGGAGTTTGGAAAACGCGGAGAACAGCTTGTTTTACATACGATTTTGATCTGCATGGTGCCAAACGTCATTTTTATGCTTGTTTTTCTATTTCATGTGATCCCTGCTGCGCTGTTTCAATCCTTACTGACACCTTGGTTTGTCGGAACTTGTGCTTGT